In the Candidatus Stygibacter australis genome, one interval contains:
- a CDS encoding PmeII family type II restriction endonuclease: MINITDLNSFVEENVSYFHQRRLEGFKKLKLLNVLKRKNPYLFKAKYMQTASDIIEAILDAHLSSQEETLFGEFLEKLAIYVNSNVYNGFKSAVKGIDLEFERDCIRYIVSIKSGPNWGNSGQIAKMKEDFRLATKTLRTSGSNLHVIAVNGCCYGRTGKYDHGDYYKYCGQKFWEFISGEEDFYLKIIEPVGYKAKEKNSEFIEQYSGILNLFTMEFVREFCYKSGVIDWEKLTKFNSSK; the protein is encoded by the coding sequence ATGATTAATATTACCGATTTGAATAGTTTTGTAGAAGAAAATGTAAGTTACTTTCATCAAAGACGATTGGAAGGATTTAAGAAATTAAAACTCCTTAATGTACTAAAACGTAAAAATCCGTATTTGTTTAAAGCAAAATATATGCAAACAGCATCGGATATCATTGAAGCAATATTAGATGCACATTTATCATCTCAAGAGGAGACTTTATTTGGTGAATTTTTGGAGAAACTGGCAATTTATGTGAATAGTAATGTTTATAATGGTTTTAAGTCAGCGGTTAAAGGTATAGATTTAGAATTTGAAAGGGACTGTATTCGTTATATAGTCTCAATTAAATCAGGCCCCAATTGGGGCAATAGTGGTCAGATAGCTAAAATGAAGGAAGACTTCAGATTAGCTACTAAAACACTGAGAACTTCTGGATCGAACCTTCATGTTATTGCTGTAAATGGATGTTGCTATGGTAGAACAGGCAAATATGATCATGGTGATTATTACAAGTACTGTGGCCAGAAGTTTTGGGAATTTATCAGTGGGGAAGAAGATTTTTATCTTAAAATTATTGAACCAGTGGGTTATAAAGCTAAGGAGAAAAATTCTGAGTTTATTGAGCAGTATTCTGGGATATTAAACTTATTTACAATGGAATTTGTTAGAGAATTCTGTTACAAATCAGGGGTAATAGATTGGGAAAAACTTACGAAATTTAACTCGTCTAAGTAA